In Penaeus chinensis breed Huanghai No. 1 chromosome 2, ASM1920278v2, whole genome shotgun sequence, the following proteins share a genomic window:
- the LOC125033947 gene encoding uncharacterized protein LOC125033947 produces the protein MVTAKPERITAMRAGGKIWRRRLAKCHPIVPLAGSLVLTSFFVLILNRHPSLSQRSTNNSKEELLQVSYPELLHRLRGPLSADDPQVVSELFSRHLRPPSTLPYNLTGSSDLGIRKFSWPFIHKYVKHFLGEQKHGFFVEAGALNGELLSNTLWLERSNNWTGLLVEPTAVTFRYLVWKRRRAWTSNTCLSTTTYPRQAVFEATAQKKGEIAYPWFYRAENFEINPAGAGNFDWLMGSWTQEYTVAQCFPLWSYLLALNTTTVDFLSLDTQGGERDILKTIPFDKVKIRAMVVEHYISRQQGKYDPSFVSYMEGVGYLLVDCDQDPNYFFILESDVKLYQKLKLLNDTDIGVSCKKKLA, from the exons ATGGTAACGGCCAAGCCGGAGAGGATAACAG CTATGAGAGCAGGAGGGAAGATTTGGCGTCGCCGTCTGGCCAAGTGTCACCCCATAGTCCCCTTGGCAGGATCGCTCGTGCTG ACGTCGTTTTTTGTGCTGATCCTCAACAGACATCCCAGCCTAAGCCAAAGATCCACAAATAACTCGAAAGAAGAACTACTGCAGGTGAGTTACCCTGAACTTTTGCACCGCCTGCGAGGACCGCTGAGTGCCGATGATCCACAGGTGGTGTCCGAGCTGTTTAGCCGCCATCTGCGGCCTCCTTCTACGTTGCCTTATAACCTCACTGGCTCCTCCGACCTAGGGATAAGGAAGTTCAGCTGGCCgttcattcataaatatgtgaAGCACTTCCTTGGCGAGCAGAAACACGGGTTCTTCGTGGAGGCCGGAGCTCTGAACGGGGAGCTGCTGTCCAACACCCTGTGGCTGGAGCGCAGCAACAACTGGACGGGGCTGCTAGTGGAGCCAACGGCCGTGACTTTCCGCTACCTCGTCTGGAAAAGACGACGCGCCTGGACCTCTAACACTTGCCTGTCAACCACGACGTACCCGCGACAGGCGGTCTTCGAGGCGACGGCGCAGAAGAAGGGCGAAATAGCCTACCCTTGGTTCTACCGAGCAGAAAACTTCGAAATCAACCCTGCAGGCGCTGGGAACTTCGATTGGCTGATGGGATCGTGGACCCAGGAGTACACTGTGGCGCAATGCTTTCCCCTGTGGTCGTACCTGCTCGCCCTCAACACGACGACGGTGGACTTCCTTTCTCTGGACACCCAAGGGGGCGAGCGGGACATCCTGAAAACGATTCCCTTCGATAAAGTGAAAATAAGGGCGATGGTTGTCGAGCATTACATAAGCAGACAGCAAGGCAAGTACGACCCGAGCTTCGTTAGCTACATGGAAGGGGTCGGGTACCTTCTTGTAGACTGCGACCAGGACCCTAATTACTTCTTTATTCTCGAGAGCGATGTAAAACTTTACCAGAAACTGAAGCTCTTAAATGATACTGACATCGGTGTTTCTTGTAAGAAAAAACTGGCTTGA